From Clostridiales bacterium, one genomic window encodes:
- a CDS encoding response regulator transcription factor gives MINIAIVEEDDSAAFVLRDYLTYYQEKNDIQFDIKRFNDALSFLSDRRVLYDIIFMDIELPNLNGMDAALKLREFDKESVLIFVTNMAQFAVKGYEAGALDFMVKPINYQDFSLKMDKAINIVKTNAEIELVIRKVDGFVRLSTKKIIYIEVTGHTLCYHTTEGGIIASGSLSKMEDKLRPYNFMRCNSCYLVNPKYIKSVQNYDLLMINGDVLKISRPKKKQFLTDLANWLGQGNFI, from the coding sequence ATGATAAATATTGCTATTGTCGAAGAGGACGATTCCGCGGCTTTCGTTTTGCGGGATTATTTGACATATTATCAAGAAAAAAACGATATTCAATTTGATATAAAAAGATTTAACGACGCGTTGTCTTTTTTGTCCGATCGCCGCGTTTTATACGATATTATCTTTATGGATATAGAGCTGCCCAATTTAAATGGCATGGACGCCGCGCTCAAGTTAAGAGAATTTGACAAAGAGTCCGTGCTAATCTTTGTGACCAATATGGCGCAATTCGCGGTAAAAGGATACGAAGCGGGCGCCTTGGATTTTATGGTAAAGCCGATTAATTATCAGGACTTTTCTTTAAAGATGGACAAAGCTATCAATATAGTAAAGACCAACGCCGAGATAGAATTAGTCATTAGGAAGGTGGACGGCTTTGTTAGATTATCCACCAAAAAGATAATATACATAGAAGTTACGGGTCATACACTCTGCTATCATACTACAGAGGGAGGTATCATAGCTTCGGGCTCTTTGTCTAAAATGGAAGACAAATTAAGACCGTATAACTTTATGAGGTGCAACAGTTGTTATTTGGTCAATCCAAAATACATAAAATCGGTTCAAAATTACGACTTATTAATGATTAACGGCGACGTTTTAAAAATCAGCCGTCCCAAAAAGAAACAATTTTTGACCGATTTAGCCAACTGGCTTGGACAGGGTAATTTTATATGA
- a CDS encoding GHKL domain-containing protein, producing MSQFWQHVITFFEKNGFAFEMLICNILFTRALPRRKNFVWRALGSFVVFLGVCIVWSFFNTRYTFWDIPKYIMLVTLATLSIVFCFDIKLRIAWFCEIGAFATQHLAFRVGELINSALIINFNMQESKCLYVATLSVMYALCYFFFARHLKENDLIRFYNYEIILLSMALTLISIVLVQYQYTKDYSVYLMLSCYDIISCLLTLSILYIMLKRSSMMQEMQLLEHMLHLQKQQLQTSKETIDIINIKCHDLKHQLSQLEGRLSESELKELKDAISIYDLSVKTGNDVLDVILAEKSLKCWQNAIKLNCMVDGAILSFMRSSDIYSLFGNVIDNAIEAVQKLEDPDKRVISLSVKRAMNMVVIHIENYYKGILQFEDDLPKTTKKDTRYHGFGLKSIKMISQKYHGFVSLDTSNNIFKLNILLPFRQAN from the coding sequence ATGAGTCAATTTTGGCAACATGTTATTACATTTTTTGAAAAAAACGGCTTTGCCTTTGAAATGTTGATATGCAACATTTTGTTTACGCGCGCGCTCCCTCGCCGCAAAAATTTTGTTTGGCGCGCGCTGGGCAGCTTTGTAGTTTTTTTGGGCGTGTGCATAGTCTGGAGTTTTTTTAATACCAGATATACATTTTGGGACATCCCAAAATACATTATGTTAGTGACTCTCGCTACTCTTAGTATTGTTTTTTGCTTTGATATAAAATTACGAATCGCTTGGTTTTGCGAAATCGGGGCTTTTGCCACTCAACACTTGGCGTTTAGGGTGGGCGAGCTGATTAATAGCGCGCTGATAATAAACTTTAATATGCAAGAAAGCAAATGTCTGTATGTGGCGACCCTTTCCGTTATGTATGCGTTATGTTACTTTTTCTTCGCACGCCATCTAAAAGAAAACGATTTAATTCGTTTTTACAATTACGAAATCATTTTGCTCTCCATGGCGTTAACGCTCATTTCGATAGTATTAGTACAATACCAATACACCAAGGATTATTCCGTGTATTTAATGCTTTCTTGTTATGACATAATAAGTTGCTTGCTTACTCTGAGCATACTATACATCATGTTAAAAAGGTCAAGCATGATGCAAGAAATGCAATTGCTAGAGCATATGCTACACCTCCAAAAACAACAATTGCAAACCAGCAAAGAAACCATAGATATTATTAACATAAAATGCCATGACTTAAAACATCAGCTCTCCCAATTAGAAGGACGGCTGAGCGAAAGCGAACTAAAAGAACTCAAAGACGCCATATCCATATACGATTTATCCGTAAAGACTGGCAATGATGTTTTGGATGTTATTTTGGCTGAAAAAAGCTTAAAATGCTGGCAAAACGCGATAAAACTCAATTGTATGGTTGACGGGGCGATTTTGTCGTTTATGCGTTCTTCGGATATATACTCTTTGTTTGGCAACGTCATAGATAACGCCATCGAAGCGGTGCAAAAGCTGGAAGACCCTGACAAAAGGGTTATAAGCCTTTCGGTAAAGCGCGCGATGAACATGGTTGTTATACATATAGAAAACTATTACAAAGGCATTTTACAATTTGAGGACGATTTGCCCAAAACTACCAAAAAAGACACAAGATACCACGGCTTTGGTCTGAAAAGCATAAAAATGATCAGTCAAAAATATCATGGCTTCGTATCTTTGGACACATCTAACAATATATTTAAACTCAATATTTTATTGCCGTTTAGGCAAGCTAATTGA